The following coding sequences lie in one Streptomyces sp. NBC_00510 genomic window:
- a CDS encoding DUF5997 family protein: MTSHQSAQTMKPATAAKKLGVYLEATPAEFREGVVSRDELNALQADPPEWLRELRRNGPHPRPVVAAKLGISNSGLARGGVTEALTTEQIEALKQEEPEWLQKERATQAEVRKEAARLKERDAERADGADA, translated from the coding sequence ATGACGTCGCACCAATCCGCCCAGACCATGAAGCCCGCCACGGCGGCGAAGAAGCTGGGTGTGTACCTCGAGGCCACCCCCGCCGAGTTCCGGGAGGGCGTCGTGTCGCGCGACGAGCTGAACGCGCTGCAGGCCGACCCGCCCGAGTGGCTCCGGGAGCTGCGCCGCAACGGCCCGCACCCGCGCCCGGTGGTGGCGGCGAAGCTGGGCATCTCCAACTCCGGCCTCGCCCGCGGCGGGGTCACCGAGGCGCTCACCACGGAGCAGATCGAGGCGCTGAAGCAGGAAGAGCCCGAGTGGCTGCAGAAGGAGCGCGCAACCCAGGCCGAGGTCCGCAAGGAGGCCGCCCGCCTCAAGGAGCGCGACGCGGAGCGCGCCGACGGCGCCGACGCCTGA
- a CDS encoding nucleotidyltransferase domain-containing protein, with protein sequence MDDPVGAARALLAERFPDALGGFLGGSTARGEGTATSDLDVVVVLDPPAGCHAESLVWGSWPVELFVHTPESARAFMGWDRDRGSGTMAFMCARGVVLLDRDGTAARLRDTAERILAAGPPAVPDAERDHRRYAVTDLRDDLLGARDEEELLAVAAALLDRAADLLLGARGHWRGDGKWLPRRLREADPELAGLLLGGYRDLVRGGPREPFAAAVDAVLHACGGPLWAGHRRTPDPRMLAELGLRPD encoded by the coding sequence ATGGACGATCCGGTCGGCGCGGCCCGCGCCCTGCTCGCAGAACGCTTCCCCGACGCCCTCGGGGGCTTCCTGGGCGGGTCCACGGCCCGCGGTGAGGGGACGGCGACGTCCGACCTGGACGTGGTCGTCGTCCTCGATCCGCCCGCCGGGTGCCACGCGGAATCGCTCGTCTGGGGCTCCTGGCCGGTCGAGCTCTTCGTGCACACGCCCGAGTCCGCGCGCGCCTTCATGGGGTGGGACCGCGACCGCGGCAGCGGCACGATGGCGTTCATGTGCGCGCGGGGCGTCGTCCTGCTCGACCGCGACGGCACCGCCGCCCGGCTGCGCGACACGGCGGAGCGCATCCTCGCCGCCGGCCCGCCCGCCGTCCCGGACGCCGAGCGCGACCACCGGCGCTACGCCGTCACCGACCTGCGCGACGACCTCCTCGGTGCCCGGGACGAGGAGGAACTCCTCGCCGTGGCCGCTGCCCTGCTGGACCGCGCCGCCGACCTGCTGCTCGGTGCGCGCGGCCACTGGCGCGGTGACGGCAAGTGGCTGCCCCGCCGGCTGCGCGAGGCCGACCCCGAGCTCGCGGGGCTCCTGCTCGGCGGTTACCGGGATCTCGTCCGCGGCGGCCCGCGCGAGCCCTTCGCCGCGGCGGTCGACGCGGTGCTGCACGCCTGCGGCGGCCCGCTGTGGGCGGGTCACCGGCGCACCCCCGACCCGCGCATGCTCGCGGAACTCGGCCTGCGGCCGGACTGA
- a CDS encoding AAA family ATPase: MPSLIGRREILDHARTQLTAGPGVLLHGAAGIGKSALLAALTDEVPPGGSVLRAVPVEEDAKLPFVALMDLFARVPEEYVDGLTAGPRAALRAALLRGHEPVATQSRLAVRDAAVELLRALAAAGPVLIVVDDLQWLDVPSAEVLSLALRRLPPGEGVRFLAAERVAEGEEPPGLRCCPPGTTALLVPPLSDGDVAELLLDDTGAELPERAVRAVQDTAAGNPLYALELGRALLREGTPFEAGDVLSVPPRLRDLLLDRVRLLPASARQTLLVASAAARPTLPLLGAAGIPDPEGDLGTAESLGVAAADAEGTIRFQHPLIRAAVYTDAPEHGRRTAHKLLSRVVPEPVEQARHLALAHPNADEATAATLTAAAGSARRRGAPATAAELAALAVRRTPEDRPAERADRLLAAAEYASDAGLRGDADRAAETVLAEAASARQRVLARLIMLGNAGQALGAAGRLISDGLVEAEGHPELEARLHHWAALRHLIGGRPAQASAHARRAADIAVQADAVDTRVAVLALLARLHALHGEAGAAEAALGEAFGLPVPPDGPGARELVRTRAILAADADRITEAEGEVSGLLGRTGEYASVEETAATLVALIRIQVRSGRCREALDNVARCAVLPVRAGSDSPPVLYAAALAETAGGRLERALELADRAIRACMTDGDQLFLLRALGVRGRAQLLAGGRENTAAAVETLRQVRRLGETMGIADPVMLRWYGDLAEATVILGDTDSAAEILRAARRRAGARPSASVQSALDRAEGLRDCVLGRSKRGVTRIQAAADRLRGRSLPIDLARTLIVLGAAERRPRRASAARGALVEALEISSAVGAAPVEARARAELARLDARRETTAWTPNYT, translated from the coding sequence ATGCCGTCCCTGATCGGGCGTCGGGAGATCCTCGACCATGCCCGGACACAGCTGACCGCCGGTCCGGGTGTACTGCTCCACGGAGCGGCCGGGATCGGCAAGTCCGCCCTGCTCGCGGCGCTGACCGACGAGGTCCCGCCGGGAGGCTCCGTGCTGCGGGCGGTGCCCGTCGAGGAGGACGCCAAGCTGCCCTTCGTGGCGCTGATGGACCTCTTCGCCCGTGTGCCGGAGGAGTACGTCGACGGGCTGACCGCGGGGCCCCGGGCCGCACTGCGGGCGGCGCTGCTGCGGGGGCACGAGCCGGTCGCGACGCAGAGCCGGCTGGCCGTGCGCGACGCGGCCGTCGAGCTGTTGCGGGCGCTCGCGGCGGCCGGCCCCGTGCTGATCGTCGTCGACGACCTGCAGTGGCTCGACGTGCCCAGCGCGGAGGTCCTGTCGCTCGCGCTGCGGCGGCTCCCGCCGGGCGAGGGCGTGCGCTTCCTGGCCGCCGAGCGGGTCGCGGAGGGCGAGGAGCCGCCCGGGTTGCGGTGCTGCCCGCCGGGCACCACGGCGCTGCTCGTGCCTCCGCTGTCCGACGGCGACGTGGCCGAGCTGCTGCTGGACGACACCGGGGCGGAGCTGCCCGAGCGCGCCGTGCGGGCCGTCCAGGACACGGCCGCGGGCAATCCGCTGTACGCCCTCGAACTCGGCCGCGCCCTGCTGCGGGAGGGCACGCCCTTCGAGGCCGGGGACGTGCTGTCCGTACCACCGCGGCTGCGCGACCTCCTGCTGGACCGGGTGCGGCTGCTGCCCGCCTCCGCCCGGCAGACCCTGCTGGTCGCCAGCGCCGCGGCCCGCCCCACGCTGCCGCTGCTCGGCGCCGCGGGGATCCCGGACCCGGAGGGCGACCTGGGCACCGCGGAGAGCCTGGGGGTCGCCGCGGCCGATGCCGAAGGAACGATTCGCTTCCAGCACCCGCTGATCCGGGCCGCCGTGTACACCGACGCTCCCGAGCACGGCCGGCGCACCGCGCACAAGCTGCTGTCCCGCGTGGTCCCCGAGCCCGTGGAGCAGGCGCGGCACCTGGCCCTGGCCCACCCGAACGCCGATGAGGCCACCGCGGCCACGCTCACCGCCGCCGCCGGGTCCGCGCGCCGCCGCGGCGCCCCCGCCACCGCCGCGGAACTGGCCGCCCTGGCGGTCCGCCGTACCCCCGAGGACCGCCCGGCCGAGCGCGCCGACCGGCTGCTGGCCGCGGCCGAGTACGCGAGCGACGCCGGGCTGCGGGGCGACGCCGACCGGGCCGCGGAGACCGTGCTCGCCGAGGCCGCCTCCGCCCGGCAGCGGGTACTGGCCCGGCTGATCATGCTCGGCAACGCCGGCCAGGCGCTCGGCGCCGCTGGCCGCCTCATCTCGGACGGCCTGGTGGAGGCCGAGGGACATCCCGAGCTGGAGGCCCGGCTGCACCACTGGGCCGCCCTGCGGCACCTCATCGGCGGGCGGCCTGCACAGGCCTCCGCCCACGCCCGCCGCGCCGCCGACATCGCGGTCCAGGCGGACGCCGTCGACACCCGCGTGGCCGTCCTGGCGCTGCTCGCCCGGCTGCACGCGCTGCACGGCGAGGCGGGGGCCGCCGAGGCCGCGCTGGGCGAGGCGTTCGGCCTCCCGGTGCCGCCCGACGGGCCCGGCGCCCGCGAACTGGTGCGCACCCGCGCGATCCTGGCCGCCGACGCCGACCGCATCACCGAGGCGGAGGGCGAGGTGTCCGGTCTCCTGGGCAGGACCGGCGAGTACGCCTCGGTCGAGGAGACCGCCGCCACACTGGTGGCGCTGATCCGCATCCAGGTGCGGTCCGGACGCTGCCGCGAGGCCCTGGACAACGTAGCCCGCTGCGCCGTGCTCCCCGTCAGGGCCGGCAGCGACTCACCGCCGGTGCTGTACGCCGCCGCGCTCGCCGAGACCGCCGGGGGGCGCCTGGAACGCGCGTTGGAGCTCGCCGACCGCGCCATCCGGGCCTGCATGACCGACGGGGACCAGCTCTTCCTGCTGCGGGCCCTGGGCGTCCGCGGCCGGGCGCAACTGCTGGCCGGGGGGCGGGAGAACACCGCGGCGGCCGTCGAGACCCTGCGGCAGGTGCGCAGGCTGGGGGAGACGATGGGCATCGCCGACCCGGTGATGCTGCGCTGGTACGGGGACCTGGCCGAGGCGACCGTCATCCTCGGCGACACGGACTCCGCCGCCGAGATCCTGCGCGCGGCGCGCCGCCGCGCCGGGGCCCGGCCCTCCGCCAGCGTGCAGTCCGCCCTGGACCGCGCCGAGGGGCTGCGCGACTGCGTGCTGGGTCGTTCCAAGCGGGGCGTCACCCGCATCCAGGCCGCCGCCGACCGGTTGCGCGGCCGGTCGCTCCCCATCGACCTCGCCCGCACGCTGATCGTGCTGGGCGCCGCCGAGCGCCGTCCGCGGCGGGCATCGGCGGCCCGGGGCGCCCTGGTCGAGGCCCTGGAGATCAGCTCCGCGGTCGGCGCCGCCCCGGTCGAGGCCCGGGCCAGGGCGGAACTGGCCCGGCTCGACGCGCGGCGGGAGACGACGGCGTGGACGCCGAACTACACGTAG
- a CDS encoding family 10 glycosylhydrolase: MRRLSRRSFAAGAAGALGTVLAAGEVARAAEGTAGAVAAAATGPAGAVTGGPGAPGQFRGMWLATVANRDWPSARGLSARQQHDELLGFLDLAVERRLNAVVMQVRPTADALWPSPYEPWSEFLTGVQGRDPGWDPLGTAVAEAHARGLELHAWFNPFRVATHDDPERLAPDHPARVNPDWVVAYGGKLYYNPGLPQVRRFVQDAMLDAVRRYPVDGVHWDDYFYPYPVAGRHFADDDAFARYGEGFDDLASWRRDNIDLLVSETAARIRALRPATRFGVSPFAVWRNRRTDPRGSDTRGGVQTYDDLYADTRGWVRKGWIDYIVPQVYWHIGFDVADYATLVPWWAQVVDGTRVHLYIGEALYRAGAAGEAKAWQDPAELSRHLALDRNHPQVLGNVFFSAKEVAADPIGAMSRVVADHYTTRVRTPRS; this comes from the coding sequence ATGCGCCGACTCTCACGCAGGAGCTTCGCCGCGGGCGCCGCCGGGGCACTCGGCACCGTCCTCGCCGCGGGCGAGGTCGCGAGGGCGGCGGAGGGGACGGCCGGGGCGGTGGCCGCGGCGGCGACGGGCCCGGCCGGGGCGGTGACGGGCGGACCCGGTGCGCCGGGGCAGTTCCGCGGCATGTGGCTGGCGACGGTCGCCAACCGCGACTGGCCCTCGGCCCGCGGGCTGTCGGCCCGTCAGCAGCACGACGAACTCCTCGGCTTCCTCGACCTCGCCGTCGAGCGGCGCCTCAACGCGGTCGTCATGCAGGTCCGGCCGACCGCCGACGCGCTGTGGCCGTCCCCTTACGAGCCCTGGTCGGAGTTCCTGACCGGTGTCCAGGGGCGGGACCCCGGCTGGGACCCGCTCGGCACGGCCGTGGCGGAGGCGCACGCGCGCGGGCTGGAGCTGCACGCCTGGTTCAACCCGTTCCGCGTCGCCACCCACGACGACCCGGAACGGCTCGCCCCGGACCACCCGGCCCGGGTCAACCCCGACTGGGTCGTCGCGTACGGCGGCAAGCTCTACTACAACCCGGGGCTTCCCCAGGTACGGCGCTTCGTGCAGGACGCCATGCTCGACGCCGTCCGCCGCTACCCCGTCGACGGGGTGCACTGGGACGACTACTTCTACCCGTATCCGGTCGCCGGTCGGCACTTCGCCGACGACGACGCCTTCGCCCGGTACGGGGAGGGCTTCGACGACCTCGCCTCCTGGCGGCGCGACAACATCGACCTGCTCGTCAGCGAGACCGCCGCCCGCATCCGGGCGCTCCGCCCCGCCACCCGCTTCGGCGTCAGCCCCTTCGCCGTCTGGCGCAACCGCCGCACGGACCCGCGCGGCTCCGACACCCGCGGCGGGGTCCAGACGTACGACGACCTCTACGCCGACACGCGCGGCTGGGTCCGCAAGGGCTGGATCGACTACATCGTGCCGCAGGTGTACTGGCACATCGGCTTCGACGTCGCCGACTACGCCACGCTCGTGCCCTGGTGGGCGCAGGTCGTCGACGGCACCCGCGTCCATCTCTACATCGGCGAGGCCCTGTACCGCGCGGGCGCCGCGGGCGAGGCCAAGGCCTGGCAGGACCCGGCCGAACTCTCCCGCCACCTCGCACTGGACCGGAACCATCCCCAGGTGCTCGGCAACGTCTTCTTCTCGGCCAAGGAGGTCGCCGCCGACCCCATCGGGGCGATGTCCCGGGTCGTCGCCGACCACTACACGACACGGGTCCGCACGCCCCGTTCCTGA
- a CDS encoding 3-hydroxybutyryl-CoA dehydrogenase translates to MNDDIRYVGVVGCGQMGAGIAEVCARAGLDVRVAETTGEALELGRTRLTSSLQKAAERGKITEEERDAALERLSFTTDLGDFADRDLVIEAVVENEQVKTEIFQVLDQVVTRRDAILASNTSSIPLVKLAVATSRPEQVIGIHFFNPAPVQKLVELIPALTTDGQTLVRAEKLVTDVLGKHPIRAQDRAGFVVNALLIPYLLSSIRMFETGIASREDIDNGMEMGCAHPMGPLKLSDLIGLDTVASVADSMYEEFKEPLYAAPPLLQRMVDAGRLGRKSGHGFYDYV, encoded by the coding sequence TTGAACGACGACATCCGTTATGTCGGTGTGGTGGGCTGTGGCCAGATGGGCGCGGGTATCGCCGAGGTGTGCGCCCGGGCCGGACTGGACGTCCGGGTGGCGGAGACCACCGGCGAGGCCCTGGAGCTGGGCCGGACGCGGCTGACGAGCTCGCTGCAGAAGGCTGCGGAACGCGGCAAGATCACCGAGGAGGAGCGCGACGCCGCGCTCGAGCGCCTCTCCTTCACCACCGACCTGGGCGACTTCGCCGACCGCGACCTCGTCATCGAGGCCGTCGTCGAGAACGAGCAGGTCAAGACCGAGATCTTCCAGGTGCTCGACCAGGTGGTGACCCGCCGCGACGCGATCCTGGCCTCGAACACCTCCTCCATCCCGCTGGTGAAGCTCGCCGTGGCGACCTCCCGCCCGGAGCAGGTGATCGGCATCCACTTCTTCAACCCGGCGCCGGTGCAGAAGCTCGTCGAGCTGATCCCCGCCCTCACCACCGACGGCCAGACGCTGGTGCGCGCCGAGAAGCTCGTCACCGACGTGCTGGGCAAGCACCCGATCCGGGCCCAGGACCGCGCGGGCTTCGTGGTCAACGCGCTGCTCATCCCGTACCTGCTGTCGTCGATCCGGATGTTCGAGACCGGCATCGCCAGCCGCGAGGACATCGACAACGGCATGGAGATGGGCTGCGCCCACCCGATGGGCCCGCTCAAGCTCTCCGACCTGATCGGGCTGGACACCGTGGCCTCGGTCGCCGACTCGATGTACGAGGAGTTCAAGGAGCCGCTGTACGCCGCTCCCCCGCTGCTCCAGCGCATGGTCGACGCGGGCCGGCTGGGCCGCAAGAGCGGCCACGGCTTCTACGACTACGTGTAG
- a CDS encoding DUF1918 domain-containing protein has translation MHANKGDRVRQHGRVVGQHDKVAEIVEVMGQEGEPPYRVRYDDGHECILSPGPDSTVEHGRGATPTR, from the coding sequence ATGCACGCGAACAAGGGTGACCGGGTCAGGCAGCACGGGCGGGTAGTCGGCCAGCACGACAAGGTGGCCGAGATCGTCGAGGTCATGGGGCAGGAGGGCGAGCCGCCGTACCGCGTCCGGTACGACGACGGGCACGAGTGCATCCTGTCCCCCGGACCGGACTCGACGGTGGAGCACGGGCGGGGCGCGACCCCCACCCGCTGA
- the argC gene encoding N-acetyl-gamma-glutamyl-phosphate reductase, which produces MAFRAAVAGASGYAGGEILRLLLNHPEIEIGALTGNTNAGQRLGGLQPHLLPLADRVLEATGVEALAGHDVVFLALPHGQSAAVAEQLGDTALVVDCGADFRLEDAADWERFYGSPHAGTWPYGLPELPGARAALAGSRRIAVPGCYPTAVTLALFPAYAAGLVEPEAVVVAASGTSGAGKAAKPHLLGSEVMGNMTPYGVGGTHRHTPEMIQNLSGVAGERVSVSFTPTLAPMPRGILATCSAKARPGTTAAAVRAAYEKALADEPFAHLLPEGQWPATAAVYGSNAALIQVAYDEAAGRVVVVSAIDNLTKGTAGGAVQSMNIALGLPEGLGLSTAGVAP; this is translated from the coding sequence ATGGCATTCCGGGCAGCGGTGGCGGGAGCGAGCGGGTACGCGGGCGGGGAGATCCTGCGCCTGTTGCTGAACCACCCCGAGATCGAGATCGGCGCGCTCACCGGGAACACCAACGCGGGGCAGCGCCTCGGCGGCCTGCAGCCGCATCTGCTGCCGCTGGCCGACCGCGTCCTGGAGGCGACCGGCGTGGAGGCGCTGGCCGGACACGACGTCGTCTTCCTCGCGCTGCCGCACGGGCAGTCGGCCGCCGTCGCCGAGCAGCTCGGTGACACGGCCCTCGTCGTCGACTGCGGCGCCGACTTCCGGCTCGAGGACGCCGCGGACTGGGAGCGGTTCTACGGCTCCCCGCACGCGGGCACGTGGCCTTACGGCCTTCCGGAGCTGCCGGGTGCGCGCGCCGCGCTGGCGGGCTCCAGGCGCATCGCGGTGCCCGGTTGCTACCCCACCGCGGTCACGCTCGCGCTCTTCCCCGCGTACGCGGCGGGCCTGGTGGAGCCCGAGGCCGTCGTCGTCGCCGCGTCCGGCACCTCCGGTGCGGGCAAGGCCGCCAAGCCGCACCTGCTGGGCAGCGAGGTCATGGGCAACATGACCCCGTACGGCGTCGGCGGTACGCACCGGCACACCCCCGAGATGATCCAGAACCTCTCCGGCGTGGCCGGGGAGCGGGTCTCCGTCTCCTTCACCCCGACGCTGGCGCCGATGCCCCGCGGCATCCTCGCCACCTGCAGCGCCAAGGCCAGGCCCGGCACGACCGCCGCCGCCGTACGGGCCGCCTACGAGAAGGCGCTGGCCGACGAACCGTTCGCGCACCTGCTGCCGGAGGGCCAGTGGCCCGCCACCGCCGCCGTGTACGGCTCGAACGCCGCGCTGATCCAGGTCGCCTACGACGAGGCCGCCGGCCGGGTCGTCGTCGTCAGCGCCATCGACAACCTCACCAAGGGGACCGCCGGCGGCGCCGTGCAGAGCATGAACATCGCGCTCGGCCTCCCCGAGGGACTGGGCCTGAGCACCGCGGGGGTCGCACCATGA
- a CDS encoding LysR substrate-binding domain-containing protein, whose amino-acid sequence MTGSEAPPSFRLAYVPGVTPAKWVRTWQERLPDVPLDLVMVTAAEVPGVLRGLDADAGFVRLPIDRTDLSAIPLYTETTVVVVPKDHLVAAADEVSLADLADDVVFHPLDDTLDWGELPGRPAIERPATTADAVELVAAGVGVLVVPQSLARLHHRRDLTYRTVVDAPQSRVALSWREDTTTDRVEDFIGIVRGRTVNSSRGRTQAQTQPQPKKQRPEEGAARRKPAAGRSSGRTSAKTPRPAKRGKPRRRS is encoded by the coding sequence ATGACCGGCTCGGAAGCTCCCCCCTCGTTCCGCCTCGCCTACGTCCCGGGCGTGACCCCCGCCAAATGGGTGCGGACCTGGCAGGAGCGGCTGCCGGACGTTCCGCTCGACCTCGTCATGGTCACGGCCGCCGAGGTTCCCGGGGTGCTCCGCGGCCTCGACGCGGACGCGGGCTTCGTACGGCTGCCGATCGACCGGACGGACCTCAGCGCCATCCCCCTCTACACGGAGACGACGGTCGTCGTCGTCCCCAAGGACCACCTCGTGGCGGCCGCCGACGAGGTGTCGCTGGCGGACCTGGCCGACGACGTGGTGTTCCACCCCCTCGACGACACCCTGGACTGGGGGGAGCTCCCCGGGCGGCCCGCGATCGAGCGCCCGGCCACGACCGCGGACGCCGTCGAGCTCGTCGCGGCGGGCGTGGGGGTGCTGGTCGTGCCGCAGTCGCTGGCGCGTCTGCACCACCGGCGTGACCTCACCTACCGCACGGTCGTCGACGCCCCGCAGTCGCGGGTGGCCCTGTCGTGGCGCGAGGACACCACGACCGACCGGGTCGAGGACTTCATCGGCATCGTGCGCGGCCGCACCGTCAACAGCTCCCGCGGCCGTACCCAGGCACAGACCCAGCCGCAGCCGAAGAAGCAGCGCCCCGAGGAGGGGGCGGCGCGGCGCAAGCCCGCGGCGGGCAGGTCGTCCGGCCGTACGTCCGCCAAGACCCCCCGCCCCGCGAAGCGCGGCAAGCCCCGCCGCCGTTCGTAG
- a CDS encoding aldehyde dehydrogenase family protein, which translates to MTITRELLIGGKDVPAVSGRTAEDVSPFTGEVYATVAAGGAEDITRAVDAAEAAFPEWAALSPFARRKIFLTAADLLEARTEQAAEIMAHEAGGTRPWAYFNVGLAANILREVAAAITAPRGEVLSAQEEGVLGMAVREPVGVVGAFAPWNAPVILGVRAVAAPLAAGNTVVVKPSEDAPVACGLFVADVLREAGLPDGVLNVVTNAREDAAAVAEALIADPRVRIVNFTGSTEVGRIIGTHAARHLKPAVLELGGKNAIVVLDDADVDYAVDAAVFGVFLNSGQICMSGDRILVHESLAEEFTAKFAAKVGTLPSGDPSHPHTVIGPLVSSASARRVAELVRDAVAKGATVLTGGGEPDGAVHPATVLRDVPKDAEVYYGEAFGPVVTVASFADDDEAVALANDTDHGLTAGVITENGTHGLAVARRLRTGIVHVNDQSVADEPQAPFGGFKASGYGRFGGRWGLEAFSNTRWVTLATQQAHYPF; encoded by the coding sequence ATGACCATCACCCGCGAACTGCTGATCGGCGGCAAGGACGTCCCGGCCGTCTCCGGACGCACGGCCGAGGACGTGAGCCCCTTCACCGGGGAGGTGTACGCGACCGTGGCCGCCGGGGGTGCCGAGGACATCACCCGGGCGGTGGACGCGGCCGAGGCCGCGTTCCCGGAGTGGGCGGCGCTCAGCCCGTTCGCGCGGCGCAAGATCTTCCTGACCGCGGCCGACCTGCTGGAGGCCCGCACCGAGCAGGCCGCCGAGATCATGGCGCACGAGGCCGGCGGCACGCGCCCCTGGGCGTACTTCAACGTCGGGCTGGCCGCCAACATCCTGCGCGAGGTGGCCGCCGCCATCACCGCGCCGCGCGGTGAGGTGCTGAGCGCGCAGGAGGAGGGCGTCCTCGGCATGGCGGTGCGCGAGCCGGTCGGCGTCGTGGGCGCCTTCGCACCGTGGAACGCTCCGGTCATCCTGGGTGTCCGCGCGGTCGCCGCGCCGCTGGCGGCGGGCAACACGGTGGTGGTGAAGCCGAGCGAGGACGCCCCGGTGGCCTGCGGCCTGTTCGTCGCGGACGTGCTGCGCGAGGCCGGGCTGCCCGACGGCGTGCTGAACGTGGTGACCAACGCCCGTGAGGACGCGGCGGCGGTCGCCGAGGCCCTCATCGCCGACCCGAGGGTCCGCATCGTCAACTTCACCGGGTCGACCGAGGTCGGGCGGATCATCGGCACCCATGCCGCGCGCCACCTCAAGCCCGCCGTGCTGGAGCTCGGCGGCAAGAACGCGATCGTCGTGCTGGACGACGCCGACGTGGACTACGCCGTCGACGCCGCCGTCTTCGGCGTCTTCCTCAACTCCGGGCAGATCTGCATGTCCGGCGACCGGATCCTCGTCCACGAGAGCCTCGCCGAGGAGTTCACGGCCAAGTTCGCCGCCAAGGTCGGCACGCTGCCCTCGGGCGACCCCTCGCACCCGCACACCGTGATCGGCCCGCTGGTGAGCTCCGCCTCCGCGCGGCGCGTCGCGGAGCTGGTGCGGGACGCGGTCGCCAAGGGCGCCACCGTGCTGACCGGCGGCGGTGAACCGGACGGCGCGGTGCACCCGGCCACCGTGCTGCGGGACGTGCCCAAGGACGCGGAGGTCTACTACGGGGAGGCCTTCGGCCCCGTCGTCACCGTGGCCTCCTTCGCCGACGACGACGAGGCCGTGGCCCTGGCCAACGACACCGACCACGGTCTGACCGCGGGCGTCATCACCGAGAACGGCACCCACGGGCTCGCCGTCGCCCGCCGGCTGCGCACCGGCATCGTGCACGTCAACGACCAGTCCGTGGCGGACGAGCCGCAGGCGCCGTTCGGCGGCTTCAAGGCCTCCGGCTACGGCCGCTTCGGCGGCCGCTGGGGCCTGGAGGCGTTCTCCAACACCCGCTGGGTCACCCTGGCCACGCAGCAGGCGCACTACCCGTTCTGA
- a CDS encoding serine/threonine-protein phosphatase, whose protein sequence is MIRPRAVGRPSGDRARGLALLSLPGLWVAAVLGLVYAVPGGVQWVPAVVAAPVIACAGTGRRRCVLASGGLAVAAVAVPDTGQRLGTEVAVLAVLAVCFLLVDRRARLAAELDRTREIALAAQQVLLPPLPQRVDGLVVAGDYLSASRGARLGGDLYEVLATPHGVRAVIGDVRGHGLEAIGTVAALLGSFREAAHDEPELGGVLRRMDRALHRHLRGRSHAAEEFVTLMLLELGEDRDVQVINCGHPQPYLLCPGRPGHLRAHPLEAGEPFPPLGLFDPGPGTKAVPCGELLPGQALFLHTDGVMDARDAAGEFFPLLPSLEGAAQAAARGGALCARSLVDGVRASFLRHTRGRLTDDMALLVLHRDTPAVPAQTAAARTATGVPGVPRP, encoded by the coding sequence ATGATCCGACCCAGGGCAGTGGGCCGCCCGAGCGGCGACAGGGCACGGGGGTTGGCGCTCCTGTCGCTGCCGGGGCTGTGGGTGGCCGCGGTGCTGGGCCTGGTCTACGCGGTGCCCGGGGGAGTCCAGTGGGTGCCCGCCGTGGTCGCGGCCCCCGTGATCGCCTGCGCCGGGACGGGACGCCGCCGCTGCGTCCTGGCCAGCGGCGGGCTCGCCGTGGCGGCCGTCGCGGTGCCGGACACGGGGCAACGGCTCGGCACCGAGGTCGCCGTCCTCGCCGTCCTGGCCGTCTGCTTCCTGCTCGTCGACCGCAGGGCCCGGCTCGCCGCCGAGCTCGACCGCACCCGGGAGATCGCCCTCGCGGCCCAGCAGGTGCTGCTGCCCCCGCTGCCGCAACGCGTCGACGGCCTCGTGGTGGCCGGCGACTACCTCTCGGCCAGCCGAGGCGCCCGCCTCGGCGGCGACCTGTACGAGGTGCTCGCCACGCCCCACGGGGTGCGTGCGGTCATCGGCGACGTGCGCGGCCACGGTCTCGAGGCCATCGGCACCGTCGCCGCGCTGCTGGGCAGCTTCCGCGAGGCCGCGCACGACGAACCGGAGCTCGGCGGCGTGCTCCGGCGCATGGACCGGGCGCTCCACCGGCACCTGCGGGGGCGTTCGCACGCCGCCGAGGAGTTCGTGACCCTGATGCTGCTCGAACTGGGCGAGGACCGCGACGTCCAGGTCATCAACTGCGGCCATCCGCAACCGTACCTGCTCTGCCCCGGCCGCCCCGGGCACCTGCGCGCCCACCCGCTGGAGGCCGGCGAACCGTTCCCGCCGCTCGGTCTGTTCGACCCCGGTCCCGGCACGAAGGCCGTCCCGTGCGGCGAACTCCTGCCCGGGCAGGCGCTGTTCCTGCACACCGACGGCGTGATGGACGCCCGGGACGCCGCCGGGGAGTTCTTCCCCCTGCTGCCGTCCCTGGAGGGGGCCGCCCAGGCGGCCGCCCGCGGCGGCGCGTTGTGCGCGCGGTCCCTGGTCGACGGGGTGCGGGCATCGTTCCTGCGGCACACGCGGGGGCGGCTCACCGACGACATGGCACTGCTCGTGCTCCACCGGGACACCCCCGCGGTGCCCGCCCAGACGGCCGCCGCCCGCACCGCAACCGGGGTTCCCGGAGTGCCGCGCCCTTGA